The Trueperaceae bacterium DNA segment CGACGGAGGCGAACTTGAGATGAACGAACAACGGAAACGGGCCTTGGACGGCACCATCCTGCAGATCGAGCGTCAGTTCGGTAAGGGCGCGATCATGCGGTTGGGTAGTGAGGGTGTGAATCTGGACCTGGGGGTGATTTCGACCGGGAGCCTGGGGGTGGACTTGGCTCTCGGTGTCGGGGGTGTGCCGCGGGGTCGGATCATC contains these protein-coding regions:
- a CDS encoding DNA recombination/repair protein RecA, which codes for MNEQRKRALDGTILQIERQFGKGAIMRLGSEGVNLDLGVISTGSLGVDLALGVGGVPRGRII